From a region of the Nitrospiraceae bacterium genome:
- a CDS encoding helix-hairpin-helix domain-containing protein, producing the protein MMMAKRWMIATMMLVGVLAISLSWRSSETTLSVGGLTDAYAAEKAEPLDINTASADQLKALPGIGDAYSKKIIEHRPYKRKDELVQKKVIPQATYDKIKDQIVAKQK; encoded by the coding sequence TGATGATGGCAAAACGATGGATGATTGCGACGATGATGCTCGTCGGAGTCCTTGCGATTTCATTAAGTTGGAGAAGCAGCGAGACAACGCTTTCAGTTGGTGGGTTGACAGATGCATACGCCGCTGAAAAAGCCGAACCGCTCGACATTAACACGGCTTCTGCCGATCAACTGAAAGCTCTCCCTGGGATCGGCGATGCTTATTCCAAGAAAATTATCGAACATCGTCCGTACAAGCGGAAGGATGAGCTGGTCCAGAAAAAGGTAATCCCGCAAGCAACGTATGACAAGATCAAGGATCAGATTGTGGCGAAGCAGAAGTGA